Proteins found in one Brachyspira murdochii DSM 12563 genomic segment:
- the pepT gene encoding peptidase T, producing MLNDDIKKFQIDSFFKYASIPSQSVAGANTIPSSEGQRKLAKVLAEDLKALGLKDVIVNDNAIVTALLEKNKDNIHSIGFVAHLDTVDVGLTGDVHPQILKFEGNDLCLNKEKNIMFRVSEHPEIKKYINDDIIFSDGTSVLGADNKAAIATVMSALKYIKDNNIEHGDIHIAFVPDEEIGLIGSKALDLNVFKPDFAYTIDSCEIGEVVYETFNAGSASIDIEGVTAHPMSAKGVLVNPILIAIDIANEFDRKSTPECTEKKEGYIWVQGISGNQRNASLKLNIRDHSKELYEQKKNKIKEAVEKYQKLEPRAKISLTIEDVYANISDSIKDDRLPIDVIYEAMKNLNIEPKTISMRGGTDGSALSVKGLLTPNYFTGAHNFHSIYEFLPISSFHKSLQTTLEIIRIISSKSK from the coding sequence ATGTTAAATGATGATATTAAAAAATTTCAAATAGATAGCTTTTTTAAATATGCTTCAATACCAAGTCAGAGTGTTGCAGGAGCGAATACAATTCCAAGTTCAGAAGGTCAGAGGAAACTTGCTAAAGTACTAGCAGAGGATTTAAAGGCTTTGGGATTAAAAGATGTAATTGTAAATGATAACGCTATAGTTACAGCTTTGCTTGAAAAAAATAAAGATAATATACATTCTATAGGTTTTGTTGCTCATCTTGATACCGTGGATGTTGGACTTACAGGAGATGTTCACCCTCAGATACTAAAATTTGAAGGCAATGATTTATGTTTAAATAAAGAAAAAAATATAATGTTTAGGGTTTCAGAACACCCTGAAATAAAAAAATACATTAATGATGATATTATATTTTCTGATGGTACTAGTGTATTAGGTGCTGATAATAAGGCGGCAATAGCTACAGTTATGTCAGCATTAAAATATATAAAAGATAATAACATTGAGCATGGTGATATACATATAGCTTTTGTACCAGATGAAGAAATAGGATTAATTGGTTCTAAGGCATTGGATTTGAATGTGTTTAAGCCTGATTTTGCTTATACTATAGATTCCTGTGAGATAGGGGAGGTTGTATATGAAACATTTAATGCTGGAAGTGCTTCTATAGATATAGAGGGAGTAACTGCTCACCCTATGAGTGCTAAGGGTGTTTTGGTGAATCCTATACTTATAGCCATAGATATAGCTAATGAGTTTGACAGAAAATCTACTCCTGAATGTACCGAGAAAAAAGAAGGCTATATTTGGGTTCAGGGAATAAGCGGAAATCAAAGAAATGCATCATTAAAGCTTAATATAAGAGATCACAGCAAAGAACTTTATGAACAGAAAAAAAACAAAATAAAAGAAGCAGTTGAAAAATATCAGAAATTAGAACCTAGAGCAAAAATATCATTAACTATAGAAGATGTGTACGCTAATATTTCAGATTCTATTAAAGATGATAGACTTCCTATAGATGTTATTTATGAGGCTATGAAAAATCTTAATATAGAACCTAAAACTATATCAATGCGTGGCGGTACAGATGGTTCTGCATTATCAGTTAAGGGGCTTTTAACGCCTAATTATTTTACAGGTGCTCATAATTTCCACTCTATATATGAGTTTTTGCCTATATCTTCATTTCATAAAAGTTTACAAACAACACTTGAAATAATAAGAATAATATCTTCTAAATCAAAATAA
- a CDS encoding AbgT family transporter → MQSDGKAVKKSNKFESFLNIIEAVGNKLPDITILFLIAFFIMLIVSWILSHFTFNYFHPTTGEQIKIINMLAPSELTKFITKMTANFVSFPPLGITVVATLGIGAAEGSGFIRMILIKLLAIIPKKAIAPAIIFISVVSHITSDSSYVILMPIASVMFFAVGRHPLAGIAASFAGLAGGFSASYTPSTIDPIMQGFTQGAARLIDPTYTVNVLCNYFLSVSSTFAVILVCWFITDKIVEPFLWKTMPIDEGVMPEDTSISSITKEENRAFKIAFAVLIFMFIILIVLLVPKTSLLRSPNGSLTTPDAPVMQAIVPILFLFLVIPGYIYGKLTNKFKTTKDFSLAMAGSVKNLASFLTFSFFCAQFLYVFGNSNVGTLIAIAGAEFLKSLNMAPQITIAGITLLTAILNLLITSASSKWAILAPIFVPMLMAVGISPELTQAAFRVSDSAINVVTPMFAFYPLIISYCQKYCKKTGVGTLSSMMLPFSIGLLVVLMIMLYIFWALNIPIGFNSGYVYPPVN, encoded by the coding sequence ATGCAAAGTGATGGGAAGGCAGTAAAAAAATCTAATAAGTTTGAAAGTTTTTTGAATATTATTGAGGCAGTAGGTAATAAACTTCCAGACATAACTATTTTATTTTTAATAGCATTTTTTATAATGCTGATAGTATCATGGATATTATCTCATTTTACTTTTAATTATTTTCACCCTACAACAGGCGAGCAGATAAAGATTATAAATATGCTTGCACCTTCAGAGCTTACTAAATTTATAACTAAAATGACAGCTAATTTTGTGAGCTTTCCTCCTTTAGGAATTACTGTTGTTGCTACACTAGGTATAGGAGCAGCAGAGGGCAGCGGATTTATTAGAATGATACTTATTAAACTACTAGCAATAATACCCAAAAAAGCAATAGCACCAGCTATAATATTTATATCTGTAGTAAGCCATATAACTTCAGATTCTTCTTATGTTATATTGATGCCTATAGCTTCTGTAATGTTTTTTGCTGTGGGAAGACATCCTTTGGCAGGAATTGCAGCATCATTTGCAGGACTTGCAGGAGGTTTTTCTGCAAGCTATACCCCTTCTACAATAGACCCTATAATGCAGGGATTTACTCAAGGAGCAGCAAGGCTTATAGACCCTACATATACTGTTAATGTTTTATGCAATTATTTTTTAAGCGTATCATCTACGTTTGCGGTTATTTTGGTATGCTGGTTTATTACTGATAAAATAGTAGAGCCTTTCTTATGGAAAACTATGCCTATTGATGAAGGAGTTATGCCGGAAGACACTAGTATTTCTTCAATAACAAAAGAAGAAAACAGGGCTTTTAAAATAGCATTTGCAGTTTTGATATTTATGTTTATCATTTTGATAGTTCTGCTTGTACCTAAGACGTCTTTACTAAGATCTCCAAATGGCAGCTTGACAACTCCAGATGCTCCAGTTATGCAGGCAATAGTACCTATACTTTTCTTATTTTTGGTTATACCCGGATATATATATGGCAAACTCACTAATAAATTTAAAACAACAAAAGATTTTAGTTTGGCTATGGCTGGAAGTGTTAAGAACTTAGCTTCATTTTTAACTTTCTCATTTTTCTGTGCTCAATTCTTATATGTTTTCGGTAACTCTAATGTAGGTACATTAATAGCCATAGCAGGTGCCGAATTTCTCAAATCATTAAATATGGCTCCTCAAATAACTATAGCAGGTATAACTTTGCTTACAGCTATATTGAATTTGTTAATAACTTCAGCTTCATCAAAATGGGCTATATTAGCACCTATATTTGTTCCAATGCTTATGGCTGTAGGTATATCTCCAGAACTTACTCAGGCAGCATTTAGAGTTAGCGATTCGGCTATTAATGTTGTTACTCCGATGTTTGCTTTTTATCCCTTGATAATATCTTATTGTCAGAAATATTGTAAAAAAACAGGTGTAGGAACATTATCTTCTATGATGCTTCCATTTAGTATAGGTTTGCTTGTTGTGCTTATGATAATGCTTTATATATTCTGGGCATTAAATATACCTATAGGTTTTAACAGCGGTTATGTGTATCCGCCAGTTAATTAA
- a CDS encoding YihY/virulence factor BrkB family protein, whose translation MTKIQKINKFLNKVKKFLVEDIYFIDQNTFNPIQKFLVNTYRVITFAITDFFKDDCTIRAAALTYLVTLSFIPALIVGLFILRIFNIYQNIFLVIFDWMEKNAPFYEPMVRQILNIADNTNLASFGIIGIISTIVSTALILHSIQKSLIKIWRVKITTSIPRVVANYIALLFLIPILIGISFTLITYTSINLHNLPALIKILLSWVTPIISTSILILFSYVLVPQTKVNWSNAAISSILVAIAIITLFSVYFKLNIDVKNYKQIFDSDRYKIEYIVKEINTEATENTINNKNNYYYNDTLNENIITNETAATNENILQKNQKIDVENITSIKIERISYVIMENVGNGISGITYEKKPIETNMLDFKSFSPNVGEQLVKYNFRIDDVVTINSENNMLTSISPAELSSASSFAQIPVLLLLLYIVWIIILFGAELTYSIQYFRSYGIDKSNIRLSFAEKEAIALEFMYIVTYRFINRKKAITMYELAKELRTAPNTITEISNALEKSMFVIKIVNGSNISYSLGSQPESITIGDILYSLRMDGGFRSKNINSSDKYKSMIYKNKAISIKDYNTNLLHLVYYKNKK comes from the coding sequence ATGACTAAAATTCAAAAAATTAACAAATTTTTAAATAAAGTGAAAAAATTTCTGGTTGAAGACATATATTTCATAGATCAAAACACATTTAACCCTATACAAAAGTTTTTAGTAAACACATATAGGGTCATCACATTTGCTATTACAGACTTTTTCAAAGATGACTGCACCATAAGAGCTGCTGCTTTAACATATTTGGTAACATTATCATTCATACCAGCATTGATAGTTGGATTATTTATATTGAGAATTTTTAATATATATCAAAACATATTTCTTGTTATATTTGATTGGATGGAAAAAAATGCACCTTTTTATGAACCTATGGTAAGGCAGATATTAAATATAGCTGATAATACCAATTTGGCAAGTTTCGGCATTATTGGTATTATATCAACTATAGTAAGTACAGCATTAATACTCCATAGCATACAAAAATCTTTAATAAAAATATGGCGTGTAAAAATAACTACTTCAATACCTAGAGTTGTAGCTAATTATATAGCTTTACTTTTCTTAATTCCCATATTAATTGGTATATCATTTACATTAATAACTTATACCTCTATAAACTTACATAATCTTCCAGCATTAATAAAAATACTCTTATCTTGGGTTACTCCTATAATATCAACTTCTATATTAATATTATTTTCTTATGTATTAGTTCCGCAGACAAAAGTAAATTGGTCTAATGCTGCTATATCTTCTATATTGGTAGCTATAGCAATAATAACACTTTTCAGCGTATATTTTAAACTTAATATAGATGTAAAAAATTATAAACAAATATTTGACAGCGACAGATATAAAATTGAATACATTGTAAAAGAAATTAATACCGAAGCTACAGAAAATACTATAAATAATAAAAATAATTACTACTATAATGATACATTAAATGAAAATATAATAACCAATGAAACCGCCGCAACTAATGAAAACATACTGCAAAAAAATCAAAAAATTGATGTTGAAAATATTACTAGCATAAAAATAGAAAGAATAAGTTATGTTATTATGGAAAATGTAGGAAATGGAATAAGCGGAATAACCTATGAAAAAAAACCTATAGAAACGAATATGCTTGATTTTAAAAGTTTTTCACCGAATGTAGGAGAACAGCTTGTAAAATATAATTTTAGAATAGATGATGTAGTTACCATAAACAGCGAAAATAATATGCTCACGAGTATCAGCCCAGCAGAATTATCATCAGCAAGTTCTTTTGCTCAAATACCAGTACTATTATTGCTTTTATATATAGTTTGGATTATTATATTATTTGGTGCTGAGCTCACCTACTCTATACAATACTTCAGATCTTACGGAATTGACAAAAGTAATATAAGATTATCATTTGCAGAAAAAGAAGCTATAGCATTAGAATTTATGTATATAGTAACTTACAGGTTTATTAATAGGAAAAAAGCTATAACTATGTATGAACTTGCAAAAGAATTAAGAACAGCCCCAAATACAATAACAGAAATATCCAATGCTTTAGAAAAATCTATGTTTGTAATAAAAATAGTTAATGGCTCAAATATTTCATACTCTTTAGGCTCTCAGCCTGAATCCATTACTATAGGAGATATTTTATATTCTTTAAGAATGGATGGAGGATTCAGAAGCAAGAATATAAACTCTAGTGATAAATATAAAAGTATGATATATAAAAATAAGGCAATATCAATTAAAGATTATAATACAAATTTACTGCATTTAGTTTATTATAAAAATAAAAAATAA
- a CDS encoding homoserine dehydrogenase → MDKKKEFKVAVAGYGHVGKDTVKTIIENNSIMENRTRIKLTVKTIFSRNIDKVQNDKFLDKVEIKTKDLNDILNDDDIDIVIEVLGGMDTAKELLMKIKKPVVTANKALLANCFGELIKNRKTDIAFEASVAGAIPIIKAMKESLVSDRMEGVYGILNGTCNYILTNMTKNNLDFNVVLKDAQEKGYAEADPTFDIDGIDTAHKLCILSSIAFCNVISFDRIFIRGIRNIILDDIVFASELGFTIKLIAEAALDENDNAYIYVIPTLLNDSNMLSKVDYAFNAITVVGDRSGDTVFYGSGAGGRPTSSAIVSDAVTLARNSLITDELRVPILGFVNENKNVKLKDFKDKNETFYVRFTSNNNNLLAFNEAFYDINIEKSIERNGYFMYVLKDVSINTIIEAIEKVEKIENIFIAKIK, encoded by the coding sequence ATGGACAAAAAAAAAGAATTTAAAGTGGCAGTAGCAGGTTATGGGCATGTAGGTAAGGATACAGTAAAAACTATCATTGAGAATAATTCTATAATGGAAAACAGAACTAGAATAAAATTAACCGTAAAAACCATTTTTAGCAGAAATATTGACAAAGTACAAAATGATAAATTTTTGGATAAAGTAGAAATAAAAACTAAAGATTTGAATGATATATTAAATGATGATGATATTGATATAGTAATAGAGGTTTTAGGCGGTATGGATACTGCTAAAGAACTATTAATGAAAATAAAAAAACCAGTTGTTACAGCAAATAAGGCATTACTTGCCAACTGCTTTGGAGAGCTTATAAAAAACAGAAAAACTGACATAGCATTTGAAGCATCTGTTGCTGGTGCTATACCTATAATAAAAGCTATGAAAGAGAGTTTGGTTTCTGACAGAATGGAGGGAGTTTACGGAATATTGAATGGTACTTGTAATTATATATTAACAAACATGACTAAAAATAATTTAGATTTCAATGTTGTGCTTAAAGATGCTCAGGAAAAGGGGTATGCTGAGGCTGACCCTACATTTGATATTGACGGAATAGATACTGCTCATAAACTTTGTATACTTTCTTCTATTGCTTTTTGCAATGTTATAAGTTTTGATAGGATATTTATTAGAGGAATAAGGAATATTATATTAGATGATATTGTATTTGCATCTGAGCTTGGTTTTACTATTAAGTTGATAGCAGAGGCAGCTTTAGATGAAAATGATAATGCTTATATATACGTAATACCTACACTGCTCAATGATAGTAATATGCTTTCAAAGGTAGATTATGCTTTTAATGCTATAACAGTCGTAGGTGATCGTTCTGGAGACACAGTATTTTATGGTTCAGGTGCAGGCGGAAGACCTACAAGCAGTGCTATAGTTTCTGATGCTGTTACTTTGGCTAGAAACAGTCTTATTACTGATGAACTTAGAGTGCCTATACTTGGTTTTGTTAATGAGAATAAAAATGTCAAACTAAAAGATTTTAAAGATAAAAATGAGACTTTTTATGTGAGATTTACATCAAATAATAATAATTTGCTTGCATTTAATGAGGCTTTTTATGATATTAATATTGAAAAAAGTATTGAAAGAAACGGATATTTTATGTATGTACTTAAAGATGTCAGCATAAACACTATAATTGAAGCTATAGAAAAAGTTGAAAAAATAGAAAATATATTTATAGCTAAAATAAAATAA
- a CDS encoding DUF362 domain-containing protein, giving the protein MPRVINNDCVACGSCKPECAFDAISEGDIYVIDPDKCTDCGACEPVCPSNAIHQA; this is encoded by the coding sequence ATGCCACGTGTTATAAATAACGATTGTGTAGCTTGCGGTTCTTGTAAACCAGAATGTGCATTTGATGCTATTAGCGAAGGAGATATCTACGTGATTGACCCAGACAAATGTACTGACTGTGGTGCTTGCGAGCCAGTTTGCCCAAGCAATGCTATTCATCAAGCTTAA
- the recO gene encoding DNA repair protein RecO, whose translation MIKNTQAFILSYNQYKTSSIIASFLTNNSIIQAICYKAKKSSKSFGSDLESISKLNINIYEKKQPQLSILKESSITKNYSSLEKSIYSSLLVFYIREVLLYCARDFDERYFILMEKSLNALEELEEAESLKDDDKIKKMYINILMRAFEMKTLHIAGISPHLDRCILCENNNASFYSITEGGLICSKCKAIIKDAFEITEDDKNFMRIIKHTSLIDIVNSKNIINLYNNSIGNVRDIMNKSLFYHINRNIKSKKVLEEILFF comes from the coding sequence TTGATAAAAAATACTCAGGCATTTATACTATCATACAATCAATATAAAACTTCATCTATAATAGCTTCTTTTTTAACTAATAACTCTATAATTCAGGCGATATGCTATAAAGCAAAAAAATCTTCAAAATCATTCGGTTCTGATTTGGAAAGCATTTCAAAATTAAATATAAACATATACGAAAAAAAACAGCCTCAATTATCTATATTAAAAGAATCAAGTATTACAAAAAATTATTCATCATTAGAAAAATCAATATATTCATCACTTCTAGTATTTTATATTAGGGAAGTACTGCTATACTGTGCAAGAGATTTTGATGAAAGATATTTTATTTTGATGGAAAAATCTTTAAATGCATTGGAAGAATTAGAAGAAGCTGAAAGTTTAAAAGATGATGATAAAATAAAAAAAATGTATATCAATATTTTAATGAGAGCATTTGAGATGAAAACTCTCCATATAGCTGGAATATCACCTCATTTGGACAGATGTATATTATGCGAAAATAATAATGCATCATTTTACTCTATAACAGAAGGAGGACTTATATGCTCGAAATGCAAAGCAATTATAAAAGATGCATTTGAAATAACAGAAGATGATAAAAATTTTATGAGAATTATAAAGCACACATCATTAATAGATATAGTAAACAGTAAAAATATCATTAACTTGTATAATAATTCAATAGGCAATGTAAGAGATATAATGAACAAATCATTATTTTATCACATAAACAGAAATATAAAAAGTAAAAAAGTATTAGAAGAAATTTTATTTTTTTAA
- a CDS encoding HAD-IA family hydrolase — protein MSKYYNILFDLDGTIIDSSLGIMNGILYGIKKINETCNLDIDIPDSETLRKFIGPPLDASFRNYCYDDEKLSLEFIKFYREDYNGNNGLFNCSLYDGIYDLLKNLSENNYKVFLATAKPKESALRIIEHFGMEKFFTGFYAPILGGKIKNKLDVLKEALEKENFEKDKTVMIGDRIDDIDAAKNVGIDSIAVRYGFGNDDEFKNAVYIANNTKEIFNILKK, from the coding sequence ATGAGTAAATATTATAATATATTGTTTGATCTTGACGGAACGATTATTGATTCTTCTTTGGGAATAATGAATGGTATTTTGTATGGTATAAAAAAAATTAATGAAACATGTAATTTAGATATAGATATTCCAGATAGTGAAACATTAAGAAAATTTATAGGTCCTCCTTTAGATGCTAGTTTTAGAAATTATTGTTATGATGATGAAAAATTATCTCTTGAGTTTATAAAGTTTTATAGAGAAGATTATAATGGCAATAATGGGCTTTTTAATTGTTCTCTTTATGACGGCATATATGATTTGCTAAAAAATCTTTCAGAAAATAATTATAAAGTATTTTTAGCAACTGCCAAACCAAAAGAATCTGCTTTAAGAATAATAGAACATTTTGGAATGGAGAAATTTTTTACTGGATTTTATGCTCCTATTTTAGGCGGAAAAATAAAAAATAAATTAGATGTATTGAAAGAAGCATTAGAAAAAGAAAATTTTGAAAAAGATAAAACTGTTATGATAGGCGATAGAATAGATGATATAGATGCCGCTAAAAATGTAGGTATTGATTCTATTGCTGTACGTTATGGATTTGGAAATGATGACGAGTTTAAAAATGCTGTTTATATAGCTAATAATACTAAAGAAATATTTAATATATTAAAAAAATAA
- a CDS encoding FapA family protein, with product MNELKRKILQSDFYKEVYNNKNTRSVELSVASLERGMQEAAAIFQCPIYELSYKVLEEGSKGFFNIGAKPFLVRYTHITYDKSNIGLAVGSDYTVGNVQDYNQEKVVFNKDTEIIVRVKRDGVFLKVNPPVADGKRIEDMTALEGKLIDAGIKEYDSHLAKKMLHEQTGQYAKVAEWDVGRSGNNAKISYSISDDKMRAYVTVTKPNKGGREMDLQDVKEIMENNGITFGFQEENVVKCLEDGTFNIPILAAEGRPPVNGKNAKVEYLVNVNKKVIPKYIGEDQSIDYKDLSIVENVEQGQKLARKIPATDGEVGRTVLGVKIETKSGKDIDIKEILGDNVEMSDDGEYIISSINGQVVLRGKSLNVEPIFEVSGDVGPETGNINFIGSVVVKGSVSDNYSIKAEGNIDVHGTVGKCDLEAKGDIMVKLGIQGNENSSVKAGGDVIAKFIQFSNVQAGNNVVVTEAILNSNIDADNRIILIGKRASASGGRLRALREVNGKVLGSQAGAVTLIETGISPAKRRAIDDLDKEKEELDNSIEETERNIKSLEQAAKLKKLDDEKKEQLQSYKDQLAQANSRREEVVLEREALNQDIEVEKVESTVSAGKEMLPGVKLVIGSAEFTIRQSYKSITFFEEGGMIQTEKYRGEPKNDSKKNEDDE from the coding sequence ATGAATGAGTTAAAAAGAAAAATATTGCAAAGCGATTTTTACAAAGAAGTTTATAATAATAAAAATACACGTTCTGTTGAATTATCTGTAGCGTCTTTAGAACGCGGTATGCAGGAGGCTGCTGCTATATTTCAATGTCCGATTTATGAATTAAGTTATAAGGTTTTGGAAGAGGGAAGCAAAGGATTCTTTAATATAGGGGCTAAACCATTTTTGGTAAGATATACTCATATTACTTATGATAAGTCTAATATAGGTCTTGCTGTTGGTTCTGATTATACTGTTGGAAATGTGCAGGATTATAATCAAGAAAAAGTAGTATTTAATAAAGATACGGAAATAATTGTAAGGGTAAAAAGAGACGGAGTATTTTTGAAAGTTAATCCTCCTGTTGCTGATGGAAAAAGAATTGAAGATATGACTGCTTTGGAAGGCAAGTTAATAGATGCCGGAATAAAAGAATATGATTCTCATTTGGCTAAAAAAATGCTTCATGAGCAGACTGGACAATATGCCAAAGTTGCTGAATGGGACGTTGGAAGATCTGGAAATAATGCTAAGATTAGTTATAGCATTAGTGATGATAAAATGCGTGCTTATGTTACTGTAACAAAACCTAATAAGGGCGGAAGAGAAATGGATTTACAGGACGTAAAAGAGATAATGGAAAACAACGGTATTACTTTTGGATTTCAGGAAGAAAATGTTGTTAAGTGCTTAGAAGATGGTACTTTTAATATACCTATACTTGCAGCTGAAGGACGTCCTCCAGTAAATGGTAAGAATGCTAAAGTTGAATATTTAGTTAATGTTAATAAAAAGGTTATACCTAAATATATAGGAGAGGATCAAAGTATTGACTACAAGGATTTAAGTATAGTAGAAAATGTTGAACAGGGTCAGAAATTGGCTAGAAAAATACCAGCAACTGACGGTGAGGTAGGAAGAACTGTACTTGGAGTAAAAATAGAAACTAAAAGCGGAAAAGATATTGATATAAAAGAAATATTAGGTGATAATGTTGAAATGTCTGATGACGGAGAATATATAATATCATCTATAAACGGACAGGTGGTACTTAGAGGAAAATCACTTAATGTTGAGCCTATATTTGAGGTTTCTGGAGATGTTGGACCTGAAACTGGAAATATCAATTTTATTGGAAGTGTTGTTGTTAAAGGAAGTGTAAGCGATAATTATTCTATAAAAGCAGAGGGTAATATTGATGTACATGGTACTGTTGGAAAATGCGATCTTGAGGCTAAGGGTGATATTATGGTTAAACTTGGCATTCAGGGTAATGAAAATAGCTCTGTAAAAGCAGGCGGCGATGTTATTGCTAAGTTTATACAGTTCTCTAATGTTCAGGCTGGAAACAATGTAGTTGTTACTGAAGCAATACTTAATTCAAATATTGATGCAGATAATAGAATTATACTTATAGGTAAAAGAGCTTCTGCAAGCGGAGGAAGATTAAGAGCCTTAAGAGAAGTTAATGGTAAAGTTTTGGGTTCTCAGGCTGGTGCTGTAACATTGATAGAAACAGGCATATCTCCTGCTAAAAGACGTGCTATTGATGATTTGGATAAAGAAAAAGAAGAATTAGACAATTCTATAGAAGAAACAGAAAGAAATATTAAATCTCTTGAACAGGCCGCTAAACTCAAAAAACTTGATGATGAGAAAAAAGAACAGCTTCAGAGTTATAAAGATCAGTTAGCACAAGCAAACAGCAGAAGAGAAGAGGTAGTTTTGGAAAGAGAAGCATTAAATCAGGATATAGAAGTAGAAAAAGTAGAATCTACAGTTAGTGCTGGTAAAGAGATGCTTCCGGGAGTTAAATTAGTTATAGGAAGTGCTGAGTTTACAATAAGACAAAGTTATAAGTCTATTACTTTCTTTGAAGAAGGCGGAATGATACAAACAGAAAAATATAGAGGCGAACCTAAAAATGATAGTAAAAAAAATGAAGATGATGAATAA
- the whiG gene encoding RNA polymerase sigma factor WhiG — protein sequence MKMNKKEKGKIPNITNDNEQEYWQEFKNTQSPYIREALIIKYSPLVKYVASKISVNMGSHKHIEFQDLVGFGSFGLMDAIDKYNPNRDIKFKTYAVTRIRGAIYDELRKLDYLPRSIRKDVKEIEKAREILEARLSRNIKPQEIADMLGIPISKYNETMKRYIEASPTSLSDVWYVGDDSDEISVIDTLKSNDKTNPEYLAEREDVKNKIVAALKKLPEKEKQVLILYYYDDLTLKEIGKVLEVSESRISQLHTKAIQQLRYSLSEIKKQLL from the coding sequence ATGAAGATGAACAAAAAAGAAAAAGGTAAAATACCAAATATTACTAATGACAATGAACAGGAATATTGGCAGGAGTTTAAAAATACGCAGTCACCTTATATAAGAGAAGCTTTAATTATTAAATATTCTCCATTGGTAAAGTATGTTGCAAGCAAAATATCTGTTAATATGGGTTCTCATAAACATATAGAATTTCAGGATTTGGTAGGTTTCGGATCTTTCGGACTTATGGACGCTATTGATAAATATAACCCTAATAGAGATATTAAGTTCAAAACATATGCTGTTACTAGAATTAGAGGAGCTATATATGATGAACTTAGAAAGTTGGATTATCTTCCTAGGTCTATACGTAAAGATGTTAAAGAAATAGAGAAGGCAAGAGAAATATTAGAGGCAAGATTAAGCAGAAATATAAAGCCTCAGGAGATAGCAGATATGCTTGGAATACCTATAAGCAAATATAATGAAACTATGAAAAGATATATAGAGGCTTCTCCTACTTCACTTAGCGATGTTTGGTATGTTGGTGATGATTCTGATGAAATATCTGTAATAGATACATTAAAATCTAATGATAAAACTAATCCGGAATATTTGGCCGAAAGAGAAGATGTAAAAAATAAAATAGTAGCTGCTTTGAAAAAACTTCCAGAAAAAGAAAAGCAGGTGCTTATATTATATTATTATGATGATCTTACATTAAAAGAGATTGGAAAAGTTTTAGAAGTATCAGAGAGCAGAATATCTCAGCTGCATACAAAAGCTATACAGCAATTAAGATATAGTCTTTCAGAAATAAAAAAACAATTATTATAA